A genomic window from Streptomyces sp. HUAS YS2 includes:
- a CDS encoding DUF192 domain-containing protein, giving the protein MAKWRNGKGTLTVQGRDEAIPVEIAASYGTRRRGLLGRDGVDGALLITPCNSVHTFRMRFTIDVAYLNRNLDVVAVKTMKPGRMGRISLRARHVLEAEAGAMAAWGVRPGVRVTVAATP; this is encoded by the coding sequence ATGGCGAAATGGCGGAACGGCAAGGGCACATTGACCGTCCAGGGACGGGACGAGGCGATACCGGTCGAGATCGCCGCCTCGTACGGGACGAGGCGGCGCGGGCTGCTCGGGCGCGACGGCGTCGACGGCGCGCTGCTGATCACCCCGTGCAACAGCGTCCACACCTTCCGGATGCGGTTCACCATCGACGTGGCCTACCTGAACCGGAACCTGGACGTCGTCGCCGTGAAGACGATGAAGCCCGGCCGCATGGGACGCATCAGCCTCCGCGCCCGGCACGTGCTGGAGGCCGAGGCGGGTGCGATGGCGGCGTGGGGTGTGCGGCCGGGGGTTCGGGTGACGGTCGCGGCTACTCCTTGA
- a CDS encoding AI-2E family transporter — translation MSRLPGWLNGLGDALHRMGERLDARRAAAERDDQLSPPYLAPDANHTSSSGASTAGNGSAEPAGAGTDKSAPGDAGPQPAGAAAKSGDSVPAPPAYAPAVAARPDPVVALPWGIRVAAEAGWRLLVLAGTLWVLMKVISTIELVVLAFVAALLITAVLQPTVTRLRRVGLPHGLATAVTAVTGFVLMGLMGWFVVWQVMDNIDNLSDRVRDGIEELKRWLLDSPFHVTEQQINDIAKNLSDTIGANTEQITSAGLQGVTVVVEALTGILLAMFCTLFLLYDGKKVWQWTLKLVPAQARPGVAGAGPRAWRTLTAYVRGTVLVALIDAIFIGVGIYFLGVPLAVPLAVFIFLFAFIPLVGAVVSGALAVVVALVTNGVFTALMVLVVVLAVQQIEGHVLQPFILGRAVRVHPLAVVLAVACGGLIAGIGGAVVAVPLVAVTNTVVGYLRAYSHEQALRASPEPRGATAHGVAFTAAPGTVSRDD, via the coding sequence ATGTCGAGACTGCCGGGCTGGCTCAACGGGTTGGGCGATGCGCTGCACCGGATGGGCGAACGCCTGGACGCGCGCAGGGCGGCGGCCGAGCGGGACGATCAGCTCTCCCCTCCCTACCTCGCGCCGGACGCGAACCACACCTCCTCCTCCGGGGCCTCGACCGCCGGGAACGGCTCCGCGGAACCCGCGGGCGCCGGCACCGACAAGAGCGCGCCCGGGGACGCAGGCCCGCAGCCGGCCGGAGCCGCGGCGAAGTCCGGCGATTCGGTGCCCGCGCCGCCCGCGTACGCGCCGGCCGTCGCCGCGCGCCCCGACCCCGTCGTCGCCCTCCCGTGGGGCATCCGGGTCGCAGCCGAGGCCGGCTGGCGGCTGCTCGTCCTCGCGGGCACGCTGTGGGTGCTGATGAAGGTGATCAGCACCATCGAGCTCGTGGTGCTGGCCTTCGTCGCGGCGCTGCTCATCACCGCCGTGCTCCAGCCCACCGTGACCCGGCTGCGCCGCGTCGGGCTGCCGCACGGCTTGGCCACCGCCGTCACGGCCGTCACGGGCTTCGTGCTCATGGGGCTGATGGGCTGGTTCGTGGTCTGGCAGGTGATGGACAACATCGACAACCTGTCCGACCGGGTCCGGGACGGCATCGAGGAACTCAAGCGCTGGCTGCTCGACAGCCCGTTCCACGTGACCGAGCAGCAGATCAACGACATCGCCAAGAACCTCAGCGACACCATCGGCGCCAACACCGAGCAGATCACCTCCGCCGGACTCCAGGGCGTGACCGTGGTCGTCGAGGCGCTGACCGGGATACTGCTCGCGATGTTCTGCACGCTCTTCCTTCTGTACGACGGGAAGAAGGTCTGGCAGTGGACGCTGAAGCTGGTGCCGGCCCAGGCCAGGCCGGGTGTCGCGGGCGCGGGGCCGCGGGCCTGGCGGACCCTCACCGCGTACGTGCGCGGCACGGTTCTGGTGGCGCTCATCGACGCGATCTTCATCGGCGTCGGCATCTACTTCCTCGGCGTGCCGCTGGCGGTGCCGCTCGCCGTGTTCATCTTCCTGTTCGCGTTCATCCCGCTCGTCGGCGCGGTGGTGTCCGGGGCGCTGGCCGTGGTCGTCGCGCTGGTCACCAACGGGGTGTTCACCGCGCTGATGGTGCTCGTGGTGGTCCTCGCGGTGCAGCAGATCGAGGGCCATGTGCTGCAGCCGTTCATCCTCGGCCGCGCGGTCCGGGTCCATCCGCTCGCGGTCGTCCTCGCGGTGGCGTGCGGCGGTCTGATCGCCGGCATCGGCGGTGCGGTGGTCGCGGTGCCGCTGGTCGCGGTCACCAACACGGTGGTCGGCTACCTCCGCGCGTACTCGCACGAACAGGCGCTGCGGGCCTCGCCGGAACCGCGCGGCGCGACGGCGCACGGGGTCGCCTTCACGGCCGCGCCGGGGACCGTGAGTCGGGACGACTGA
- a CDS encoding isoprenyl transferase yields MNLRDLVYGLYARRVEGRLDHAQVPKHIGVILDGNRRWAKASGGTPEQGHKAGADKIQELLGWCAETDVEVVTLWMLSTDNLNRPEEQLVPLLGIIENAVRALASDGRWRVNHVGTMDLLPARTQSVLKEAEQATVGNTGILVNVAVGYGGRQEIADAVRSLLLEHAEKGTSFEELAEVLDIDHIAEHLYTRGQPDPDLVIRTSGEQRLSGFMLWQSAHSEYYFCEVHWPAFRKVDFLRALRDYAARHRRYGT; encoded by the coding sequence GTGAACCTGCGCGACCTGGTGTACGGGCTCTATGCGCGCCGGGTGGAAGGCCGACTCGATCACGCCCAGGTGCCGAAGCACATCGGCGTCATCCTCGACGGCAACCGGCGCTGGGCCAAGGCCTCCGGTGGCACCCCCGAACAGGGCCACAAGGCCGGCGCGGACAAGATCCAGGAGCTGCTCGGCTGGTGTGCCGAGACGGACGTCGAGGTCGTCACGCTGTGGATGCTCTCCACCGACAACCTGAACCGGCCCGAGGAGCAGCTGGTCCCGCTGCTCGGCATCATCGAGAACGCGGTGCGCGCGCTCGCCTCGGACGGCCGCTGGCGGGTGAACCACGTGGGCACGATGGACCTGCTGCCCGCCCGCACGCAGTCGGTGCTGAAGGAGGCCGAGCAGGCCACCGTGGGCAACACCGGGATACTCGTGAACGTCGCGGTGGGCTACGGGGGCCGACAGGAGATCGCGGACGCGGTCCGCTCGCTGCTCCTGGAGCACGCGGAGAAGGGGACGAGCTTCGAGGAGCTGGCCGAGGTCCTCGACATCGACCACATCGCGGAGCACCTCTACACCCGCGGCCAGCCGGACCCGGACCTGGTGATCCGTACCAGCGGCGAGCAGCGGCTGTCCGGCTTCATGCTGTGGCAGAGCGCCCATTCCGAGTACTACTTCTGCGAGGTGCACTGGCCGGCCTTCCGCAAGGTCGACTTCCTGCGGGCGCTGCGCGACTACGCCGCCCGGCACCGCCGCTACGGCACCTGA
- a CDS encoding transglycosylase SLT domain-containing protein: MSRISVRGFAVASATAVTTVGAVVGVAAGNTQAADDNFEATAADTTLLADIPVGEQAQVQVSSLSQQADAQAAAADSTARKAAEESARIQAAKDAEAKKKAADKAEQERKDKELRANRASVRDASDFAAQGSYSISEVKAMARQMIPADQFQCFSNIVDHESGWNYRATNPSSGAYGLMQALPGSKMVSAGADWRTNPATQIKWGLSYMEGRYDSPCGAWSFWQANHWY, from the coding sequence TTGAGCCGGATCTCGGTCCGGGGATTCGCGGTGGCTTCGGCCACTGCGGTCACCACTGTCGGCGCCGTCGTCGGCGTTGCCGCGGGCAATACGCAGGCCGCTGACGACAACTTCGAGGCCACCGCGGCCGACACCACGCTGCTCGCGGACATTCCCGTCGGCGAGCAGGCCCAGGTACAGGTGTCGTCGCTGTCGCAGCAGGCGGACGCCCAGGCCGCCGCCGCCGACTCGACCGCGCGCAAGGCCGCGGAGGAGTCCGCCCGCATCCAGGCCGCCAAGGACGCCGAGGCCAAGAAGAAGGCGGCCGACAAGGCGGAGCAGGAGCGCAAGGACAAGGAGCTGCGCGCCAACCGCGCCTCCGTGCGCGACGCGTCGGACTTCGCCGCGCAGGGCTCGTACTCCATCTCCGAGGTCAAGGCGATGGCCCGCCAGATGATCCCGGCGGACCAGTTCCAGTGCTTCAGCAACATTGTGGACCACGAGTCCGGCTGGAACTACCGGGCCACCAACCCGTCCTCGGGCGCGTACGGTCTCATGCAGGCGCTGCCGGGCTCGAAGATGGTCTCGGCCGGCGCCGACTGGCGGACCAACCCGGCCACCCAGATCAAGTGGGGCCTCAGCTACATGGAGGGGCGCTACGACAGCCCCTGTGGCGCCTGGTCCTTCTGGCAGGCCAACCACTGGTACTAG
- a CDS encoding winged helix DNA-binding domain-containing protein — translation MTSTVFFSWDQADARRIRRQFLDRPAEPADSAPSTVAAAMLGAHAQILSAAELSLALRIVGATRADVRAALWQERSLIKTFGPRGTVHLLPAADLALWTGALSALPAGPGGQPGDVRMTAEQTDEVVAAIGDALTGAELTVDELTDAIVERTGPWAGERVMEAFQDKWPRWRQATATAAHRGVLCFGENRGRKVTYTNPGVQPSAGPTALAELVERYLYAYGPATPRHFATWLAAPAGWAGALFASLSGAGRIEEVDLEGESAWVVAGDTEVPAEPVRGVRLLPYFDAFAIASQPRARLFPGRAYERALARGQAGNFPVLLVDGEVAGVWHQRRSGKRVAVTVEPLAPLAAPRLRELEEQAARVGEVLEGVAELTVGPVSVGAHA, via the coding sequence ATGACCTCCACCGTGTTCTTCAGCTGGGACCAGGCCGACGCGCGGCGCATCCGCCGACAGTTCCTGGACCGGCCCGCCGAGCCCGCCGACTCGGCGCCTTCGACCGTGGCCGCTGCCATGCTCGGGGCGCACGCCCAGATCCTGTCGGCCGCCGAGCTGTCCCTCGCGCTGCGGATCGTCGGCGCGACCCGGGCCGACGTGCGCGCGGCCCTGTGGCAGGAGCGCTCGCTGATCAAGACGTTCGGACCGCGCGGCACCGTGCATCTGCTGCCGGCCGCCGACCTCGCGCTGTGGACGGGCGCGCTGTCGGCACTGCCCGCCGGGCCGGGCGGCCAGCCCGGGGACGTCCGGATGACGGCCGAGCAGACCGACGAGGTCGTCGCGGCGATCGGCGACGCGCTGACCGGCGCGGAGCTGACCGTGGACGAGCTCACCGACGCGATCGTTGAGCGCACCGGGCCGTGGGCGGGCGAGCGCGTCATGGAGGCCTTCCAGGACAAGTGGCCCCGATGGCGGCAGGCGACCGCGACGGCCGCGCACCGCGGGGTGCTGTGCTTCGGGGAGAACCGGGGGCGGAAGGTCACGTACACGAACCCGGGAGTGCAGCCGTCGGCGGGGCCGACCGCGCTCGCGGAGCTGGTGGAGCGGTACCTGTACGCGTACGGGCCCGCGACGCCGCGGCACTTCGCCACCTGGCTGGCGGCGCCCGCGGGGTGGGCCGGCGCGCTGTTCGCCTCGCTCTCGGGCGCGGGGCGGATCGAGGAGGTCGACCTGGAGGGCGAGTCGGCCTGGGTGGTCGCCGGCGACACGGAGGTGCCGGCTGAACCGGTGCGCGGGGTGCGGCTGCTGCCGTACTTCGACGCCTTCGCCATCGCCTCCCAGCCGCGCGCCCGCCTCTTCCCGGGGCGAGCGTACGAGCGGGCCCTCGCGCGCGGCCAGGCCGGGAACTTCCCGGTGCTGCTCGTCGACGGCGAGGTCGCGGGGGTCTGGCACCAGCGGCGCTCCGGCAAGCGTGTCGCGGTGACGGTGGAACCCCTGGCTCCGCTGGCCGCGCCCCGCCTGCGTGAACTCGAGGAGCAGGCCGCGCGGGTGGGTGAGGTGCTGGAGGGGGTGGCGGAGTTGACCGTCGGGCCGGTCTCGGTGGGGGCGCACGCCTGA
- a CDS encoding peroxiredoxin: protein MLTVGDKFPTYDLTACVSLESGKEFAQIDHKSYEGKWRVVFFWPKDFTFVCPTEIAAFGKLNDEFADRDAQILGVSGDSEFVHHAWRKDHADLRDLPFPMLADSKHELMRDCGVQGEDGFAQRAVFIVDPNNEIQFTMVTAGSVGRNPKEVLRVLDALQTDELCPCNWNKGEDTLDAGKLLAGE from the coding sequence GTGCTCACTGTCGGTGACAAGTTCCCCACCTACGACCTGACCGCCTGCGTGTCGCTGGAGAGCGGCAAGGAGTTCGCGCAGATCGACCACAAGTCCTACGAGGGCAAGTGGCGCGTGGTGTTCTTCTGGCCGAAGGACTTCACCTTCGTCTGCCCGACCGAGATCGCCGCCTTCGGCAAGCTGAACGACGAGTTCGCGGACCGCGACGCCCAGATCCTCGGCGTCTCCGGCGACTCCGAGTTCGTCCACCACGCCTGGCGCAAGGACCACGCCGACCTGCGTGACCTGCCCTTCCCGATGCTCGCCGACTCGAAGCACGAGCTCATGCGCGACTGCGGCGTCCAGGGCGAGGACGGCTTCGCGCAGCGCGCCGTCTTCATCGTGGACCCGAACAACGAGATCCAGTTCACCATGGTGACCGCGGGCTCCGTCGGCCGTAACCCCAAGGAGGTCCTGCGGGTCCTGGACGCCCTGCAGACCGACGAGCTGTGCCCGTGCAACTGGAACAAGGGCGAGGACACCCTCGACGCCGGCAAGCTCCTGGCCGGTGAGTGA
- a CDS encoding alkyl hydroperoxide reductase: protein MALDELKSAIPDYAKDLKLNLGSVIGNNDALTQQQLWGTVLSCAIAARSPKVLAELEPEAKANLKPEAYQAAKSAAAIMAMNNVFYRTRHLLSDPEYGTLRAGLRMNVIGNPGVEKIDFELWSLAVSAINGCGQCLDSHEQVLRKAGVDRETIQEAFKIASVIQAVGTVLDAEAVISE, encoded by the coding sequence ATGGCCCTCGATGAGCTGAAGTCCGCGATACCGGACTACGCCAAGGACCTGAAGCTGAACCTCGGTTCGGTCATCGGCAACAACGACGCGCTCACCCAGCAGCAGCTGTGGGGCACCGTCCTGTCCTGCGCCATCGCCGCGCGCTCGCCGAAGGTCCTCGCGGAGCTCGAGCCTGAGGCCAAGGCCAACCTCAAGCCCGAGGCGTACCAGGCCGCCAAGTCCGCCGCCGCGATCATGGCGATGAACAACGTCTTCTACCGGACCCGGCACCTGCTGTCGGACCCGGAGTACGGGACGCTGCGCGCCGGTCTGCGGATGAACGTCATCGGCAACCCGGGCGTCGAGAAGATCGACTTCGAGCTGTGGTCGCTGGCCGTCTCGGCGATCAACGGCTGCGGCCAGTGCCTCGACTCGCACGAGCAGGTGCTCCGCAAGGCGGGCGTGGACCGCGAGACGATCCAGGAGGCGTTCAAGATCGCCTCGGTGATCCAGGCGGTCGGCACGGTGCTCGACGCGGAAGCGGTCATCTCCGAGTAG
- a CDS encoding DUF2079 domain-containing protein — translation MWAAALCTLYATVAVRRHALIRTTGYDLGIFEQAVRAYAQLSAPVVPLRGEGFNLLGDHFHPLVAVLAPFYRIWPSPLCLLLAQSALLALAVVPLARWAARALGRRSAHVIAAGYGLSWGVASAAAFDFHEVALAVPLLAFALEALARRRWNQAVACAAPLLLIKEDLGLTLAAVGGYIALKGPRKLGLVTIAAGLLGSLVEIKLLLPAFNPGGGYAHGGNLAAGYGSLLSTLAHAPLDVLRPDIKPMTLVMVFAPSAMLALRSPLSLIAVPTLTWRMLSENGFHWGTAFHYSAILMPVVFAGLIDALSRWRGETHPLATRHVRASLATVLAVTFVLLPSFPLAQLAQRATWRTTPHIEAARALLARIPDGATVAASNRLIPQLTSRCTVVVFPTFPVDSELYRYDRNRLPPPTAEWIVHDREAPEAWPYKVGHWPYPIEQQEAELAAAEKHGYERVARRDGITLLRRAP, via the coding sequence ATGTGGGCCGCCGCACTCTGCACCCTCTACGCCACCGTCGCCGTACGCCGCCACGCCCTCATCCGGACGACCGGCTACGACCTCGGCATCTTCGAGCAGGCCGTCCGCGCATACGCCCAACTGAGCGCCCCCGTGGTCCCGTTGCGCGGCGAGGGCTTCAACCTGCTGGGCGATCACTTCCACCCCCTGGTCGCGGTCCTCGCCCCCTTCTACCGAATCTGGCCGTCCCCGCTCTGCCTCCTCCTCGCCCAGTCCGCGCTGCTCGCCCTCGCCGTCGTCCCGCTCGCCCGCTGGGCAGCGCGCGCGCTCGGCCGCCGCTCCGCGCACGTGATCGCAGCCGGTTACGGACTGAGCTGGGGCGTGGCGTCAGCCGCCGCCTTCGACTTCCACGAGGTCGCCCTCGCCGTCCCGCTGCTCGCCTTCGCCCTGGAGGCACTGGCCCGACGGCGCTGGAACCAGGCAGTGGCCTGTGCGGCGCCCCTGCTCCTCATCAAGGAGGACCTGGGCCTGACGCTCGCCGCAGTGGGCGGGTACATCGCGCTGAAGGGCCCCCGCAAACTGGGCCTGGTCACCATCGCCGCAGGTCTGCTCGGCTCCCTCGTCGAGATCAAACTCCTGCTCCCCGCCTTCAACCCGGGCGGCGGCTACGCACACGGCGGCAACCTGGCCGCCGGATACGGCTCCCTGCTCTCCACCCTCGCGCACGCCCCGCTCGACGTCCTGCGCCCCGACATCAAGCCGATGACCCTGGTCATGGTCTTCGCCCCGTCCGCGATGCTGGCGCTCCGCTCCCCCCTGTCCCTCATCGCGGTGCCCACCCTGACCTGGCGGATGCTGTCGGAGAACGGCTTCCACTGGGGGACGGCGTTCCACTACAGCGCGATCCTCATGCCCGTCGTCTTCGCCGGCCTGATCGACGCGCTCTCCCGCTGGCGAGGCGAGACACACCCCCTCGCCACCCGGCACGTCCGCGCCTCCCTGGCGACGGTCCTCGCCGTGACGTTCGTCCTGCTCCCGTCCTTCCCGCTGGCGCAGCTGGCCCAGCGGGCGACCTGGCGGACCACCCCGCACATCGAGGCGGCCCGCGCCCTGCTCGCCCGGATCCCGGACGGGGCGACCGTGGCCGCCTCCAACCGCCTGATCCCGCAGCTGACCTCGCGCTGCACGGTCGTGGTCTTCCCGACGTTCCCGGTCGACAGCGAGCTCTACCGCTACGACCGCAACCGCCTCCCGCCGCCCACCGCCGAGTGGATCGTGCACGACCGCGAGGCCCCGGAGGCCTGGCCGTACAAGGTCGGCCACTGGCCCTACCCGATCGAGCAGCAGGAGGCGGAACTGGCGGCAGCGGAGAAGCACGGCTACGAACGGGTCGCCCGCCGCGACGGCATCACCCTCCTCCGCCGCGCGCCCTGA
- the mgrA gene encoding L-glyceraldehyde 3-phosphate reductase gives MTDSPLYRAAADRYDTMEYRRSGRSGLKLPAVSLGLWHNFGDDRTLDSQRAILRRAFDLGVTHFDLANNYGPPPGSAELNFGKLFAQDFAPYRDEILVSTKAGYLMHPGPYGEWGSRKYLMSSLDASLQRMGLDYVDIFYSHRFDPHTPLEETMGALASAVHQGKALYVGVSSYNSEQTAEAARILTDMGVRPLIHQPSYSMINRWTEEDALLDTLEAAGMGCISFVPLAQGLLTDKYLKGIPEGSRATQGKSLDPNLLSDEVLRRLHGLADIAARRGQSLAQLALSWVLRDERMTSALIGASSVAQLEENVAALAAAPLTEEELTEIDSFAVDTAGTNIWAGRN, from the coding sequence GTGACTGATTCCCCCCTCTACCGCGCCGCCGCGGACCGCTACGACACCATGGAGTACCGCCGGAGCGGCCGCAGCGGGCTCAAGCTGCCCGCCGTCTCGCTGGGCCTGTGGCACAACTTCGGCGACGACCGCACGCTCGACTCGCAGCGCGCGATCCTCCGCCGCGCCTTCGACCTCGGCGTCACCCACTTCGACCTCGCCAACAACTACGGGCCGCCGCCCGGCTCGGCCGAGCTCAACTTCGGCAAGCTCTTCGCGCAGGACTTCGCGCCGTACCGGGACGAGATCCTCGTCTCGACGAAGGCCGGCTACCTGATGCACCCCGGGCCGTACGGCGAGTGGGGCTCCCGCAAGTACCTGATGTCGTCGCTCGACGCCTCGCTGCAGCGGATGGGCCTCGACTACGTCGACATCTTCTACTCGCACCGCTTCGACCCGCACACCCCGCTGGAGGAGACGATGGGGGCGCTCGCCTCCGCCGTCCATCAGGGCAAGGCGCTGTACGTCGGCGTCTCCTCGTACAACAGCGAGCAGACCGCCGAGGCCGCGCGGATCCTGACCGACATGGGTGTCCGGCCGCTGATCCACCAGCCGTCGTACTCGATGATCAACCGCTGGACGGAGGAGGACGCGCTGCTCGACACCCTGGAGGCGGCCGGCATGGGCTGCATCTCCTTCGTGCCGCTGGCGCAGGGGCTCCTCACCGACAAGTACCTCAAGGGCATCCCCGAGGGCTCGCGGGCGACGCAGGGCAAGTCCCTCGACCCGAACCTGCTCTCCGACGAGGTGCTGCGACGCCTCCACGGCCTCGCCGACATCGCCGCGCGGCGCGGCCAGTCGCTGGCGCAGCTCGCGCTGTCGTGGGTGCTGCGGGACGAGCGGATGACGTCGGCGCTGATCGGCGCGTCGAGCGTGGCCCAGCTGGAGGAGAACGTCGCCGCGCTGGCGGCGGCGCCGCTGACCGAGGAGGAGCTGACGGAGATCGACTCCTTCGCCGTCGACACCGCGGGGACCAACATCTGGGCCGGACGGAACTGA
- a CDS encoding prepilin peptidase, which translates to MYVTLIAVAALWGAATGLLVPRAAYRLSVEPEEGWRNDCPEGHALMGPARGWLGGTRCRVCAVTVPAPRRATVEVGANKNPAAAALGETDTDTAPDDTPATPTRRFPLRTTPAIPLVTAAACAALAAATGFRPELAVWLLCAPFAVLLATVDARVHRLPDHLTLPLALAAPLLLGAAALAPEAAGSFAHALLGGLVLGAAYFLLFIINPNGMGFGDVKLALSLGVLLGWYGWGILFAGAFAGFLFGGVYGLGLVLLRKANRKSAIPFGPFMIGGALLGVLFGALAAS; encoded by the coding sequence GTGTACGTCACGCTGATCGCCGTCGCCGCCCTGTGGGGTGCCGCCACCGGGCTGCTCGTGCCGCGCGCCGCGTACCGGCTCTCCGTCGAGCCGGAGGAGGGGTGGCGGAACGACTGCCCCGAGGGGCATGCGCTCATGGGCCCGGCCCGGGGCTGGCTCGGCGGGACGCGATGCCGTGTGTGCGCGGTGACCGTCCCGGCACCCCGACGCGCGACGGTGGAAGTGGGCGCGAACAAGAACCCGGCCGCCGCCGCCCTCGGGGAGACGGACACGGACACCGCCCCGGACGACACGCCCGCCACCCCGACCCGGCGCTTCCCCCTGCGCACCACCCCCGCCATCCCGCTCGTCACCGCAGCGGCCTGCGCCGCGCTCGCCGCGGCCACCGGGTTCCGGCCCGAGCTGGCGGTCTGGCTGCTCTGCGCGCCGTTCGCGGTGCTGCTGGCCACGGTCGACGCCCGGGTCCACCGGCTGCCCGACCACCTCACGCTCCCGCTGGCCCTGGCCGCGCCGCTGCTGCTCGGGGCGGCCGCGCTGGCGCCGGAGGCGGCCGGATCATTCGCGCACGCCCTGCTCGGCGGACTCGTCCTGGGCGCCGCGTACTTCCTCCTCTTCATCATCAACCCCAACGGCATGGGCTTCGGCGACGTCAAACTCGCGCTCTCGCTCGGCGTGCTGCTCGGCTGGTACGGCTGGGGGATCCTCTTCGCCGGCGCGTTCGCGGGCTTCCTGTTCGGCGGGGTGTACGGGCTCGGCCTCGTCCTGCTGCGCAAGGCGAACCGCAAGTCCGCGATCCCGTTCGGGCCGTTCATGATCGGCGGCGCGCTGCTCGGCGTGCTGTTCGGAGCCCTCGCCGCGAGCTGA
- a CDS encoding PhoH family protein has protein sequence MVTSTKRRMPDRRTYVLDTSVLLADPKAMARFEEHEVVLPIVVVTELEAKRHHPELGYFARQALRLLDDFRVRYGRLDAPLPIGDLGGTLRVELNHSDPGVLPAGYRLGDNDSRILAVARNLQAEGYDVTVVSKDLPLRIKASSVGLLAEEYRAELAITDSGWTGMSELALSADQVDILYGEETLYVPEAAELPVHTGLVLQSERGKALGRVTAEGNVRLVRGDREAFGIRGRSAEQRIALDLLLDPDVGIVSMGGRAGTGKSALALCAGLEAVLERRQHQKVMVFRPLYAVGGQELGYLPGTEAEKMSPWAQAVFDTLSAVASRDVIEEVLGRGMLEVLPLTHIRGRSLHDAFVIVDEAQSLERNVLLTVLSRIGSNSRVVLTHDVAQRDNLRVGRYDGVVAVVEKLKGHPLFAHVTLTRSERSQIAALVTEMLEDGHI, from the coding sequence GTGGTGACCAGCACAAAGCGCCGCATGCCCGACCGGCGCACCTACGTTCTCGACACCAGCGTCCTGCTGGCCGACCCCAAGGCGATGGCCCGGTTCGAGGAGCACGAGGTCGTGCTCCCGATCGTCGTGGTCACCGAGTTGGAGGCCAAGAGGCATCACCCCGAGCTCGGCTACTTCGCCCGGCAGGCGCTGCGCCTGCTGGACGACTTCCGGGTCCGGTACGGACGCCTCGACGCCCCGCTTCCCATCGGGGACCTGGGCGGGACGCTGCGGGTCGAGCTGAACCATTCCGACCCCGGCGTGCTCCCGGCCGGCTACCGGTTGGGGGACAACGACTCGCGGATCCTTGCGGTCGCGCGCAACCTCCAGGCCGAGGGGTACGACGTCACGGTCGTCTCCAAGGACCTGCCGCTCCGCATCAAGGCCTCCTCGGTCGGCCTGCTGGCCGAGGAGTACCGGGCGGAGCTCGCCATCACGGACTCCGGCTGGACCGGAATGTCCGAACTGGCACTCTCCGCGGACCAGGTGGACATCCTCTACGGCGAGGAGACGCTGTACGTCCCGGAGGCCGCCGAGCTGCCGGTGCACACCGGCCTGGTGCTCCAGTCGGAGCGCGGCAAGGCGCTCGGCCGGGTCACGGCCGAGGGCAACGTCCGACTGGTGCGCGGGGACCGGGAGGCCTTCGGGATCCGGGGCCGCAGCGCCGAGCAGCGGATCGCGCTGGACCTGCTGCTCGATCCGGACGTCGGCATCGTCTCGATGGGCGGCAGGGCCGGTACCGGCAAGTCGGCGCTGGCGCTCTGCGCCGGCCTGGAGGCGGTGCTCGAACGGCGCCAGCACCAGAAGGTGATGGTCTTCCGGCCGCTGTACGCGGTGGGCGGGCAGGAGCTGGGCTATCTGCCGGGCACCGAGGCCGAGAAGATGAGCCCCTGGGCGCAGGCGGTGTTCGACACGCTGTCGGCGGTGGCGAGCCGTGACGTGATCGAGGAGGTGCTGGGCCGCGGGATGCTGGAGGTCCTGCCGCTCACCCACATCCGCGGCCGTTCGCTGCACGACGCGTTCGTGATCGTCGACGAGGCGCAGTCGCTCGAACGGAACGTGCTGCTGACCGTGTTGTCCCGGATCGGGTCGAATTCCCGTGTCGTGCTGACGCACGACGTGGCCCAGCGGGACAACCTCCGGGTCGGCCGGTACGACGGAGTCGTCGCCGTGGTCGAGAAGCTGAAGGGCCATCCGCTCTTCGCGCACGTCACGCTCACCCGTTCCGAGCGTTCGCAGATCGCCGCGCTCGTGACCGAGATGCTGGAGGACGGACACATCTGA